The window AGATGGCGATGTTGTCGATGCTGACCGGGAAGTCGGTGCCGTTGGCGATGATGCCACCGGTGTAGGTGCCGAGCGTGCCGGTGGCGCCGTTGGCGGCCACGAGCTTGCCCGGGGTGCCGGTGTAGGTGCCGCCTGGGGTGACAATGTTCGCCGAGTTGTAGATGACGCTGAGGGTGCCGTTGGCCAGCGGATTGGTCGGATTGAAGGTCACCTCATAGAGACGGCCGAGCGGGTTCGGGCCGCTGCCACCGGTGGTGGAGAAGAACATGCTGCGGGTCGGCTGGGTCGGGTCGAACTCGGCGTCTTCCACGCGGACAAATCCGAAGCCACCGACATTGTCCGCGGCGACCGAGAGCTGGCCGGAGGTGAGCGTGGCGGCATTCGGGATTTCCACCCACTTGATCGGAAGGCTGCCGCTGGTGAAGCTGCCTTCGTTATGCTGGGCGGCGGCACCGGCGAGCACGTAGACCTTGCCGTTGGTGAGGCCATTCTTGTCGAGCACGCTGGTGGAGCGGCGCTCCTTGTTGCCGACATACATGTAGACGTAGGAGCAGACGTTGTTCTGCGGGGTCGGGCCGTCTTCGGTGGAGACGATGACGGTGAGCGCGTCACGGCGGGGCTGCACGATGGTCGTTTCACGGGTCACGCGGCCGAGGTCCGGCACGGTGTACATCTTGCCATCGGCGACCACCACGGTCTGTGGTCCCTGGGCATCATACATGCCGCTGGTGGACTCTTCGTTGGCGAAGAAGACGGGGCGATCGAAGCCGTGTTCAGGGCCGGCGAAGGAGCCCGAGCAGAAGCGGGTGAAGGCGGAGGTGTCGCCTTCCTGTGGCGGGCGCGCCGCCTGGAAGGTATTCTCAAGGTAGAGGTCCTTGTGGGCGACGGTGCCGCTGACGATGCCGCCGTCGTTGCTCAGCACGAAGCGGGAGATCCATGCACCTTTGTAGCGGGTCACGCCCGGGAACGGACGGGAGAGGTTGGCATCGGTCAACTCGTGGGAGCAGAAGAGGATATTCTGGCCGGTGACCGTGTCCTTATAGAGGCCCATGGCATCCGGGATGCCGCAGAAGGCGAAGTCCGTGGCGCCGGCCGGAGCGGTGCCAGCGGTGAGCGGCAAGCGGTCACCGACGGTGACGATCGGCTCGAAGTTGAAGTCAGAGGAGGCGGTGCCGAGGAGGTAAGCGCCTTCGGTGGTCTTCACGCCCTGGGCGTGGAGAGAGGACGCCAGCGCCAGGCCGACAAGCGTGATGGAGGTGGATTTCATGGTGTTGTGGAGTAGGGAGTGGGGAGAGTTTTTTCAGGCGTTGGAACGACGGCGGCGCAGCAGGGCGAGAGCGCCGAAGGCACCGAGCAAGGCGGAGGATGGCTCTGGCACGGCCATGCTGCTGATGCCGGTGCCGCTACCGAATGCGCCCACTGGAGTGGCGGCACCGGTGAGGGAGTCGATCGAGTAGAGCGTGGAGGTCAGGCCATCGGTCGAAAGCGAGGCGAAGAGGTTGCCATTGAAGTCAACGACGAGGCCGCCGAATGAAGTGACGTCGAAGCCGAGCGATCCGACGGTGAAGAGTTCAGCGAGATCCGGGCTGAAGCTGCGCACCAGGGAATTGGTGGCGCTATCGAGCATGAAGGCGGAGCCGAAGTCGCCGTCGATCCCAAGGCCGAAGATGTTCGGGGCCGAGCCTTCGTGGGCATCGCCGGAACCGTAGAAGAGGCTGGGATTGGAGGTCACGGCCCCCGCCATGTTCAGGGAGAAGTTTTCCGAGGCGTCGGTGAGGAAGGAGAGGGATCCTGAGAAAGGATCGTAGGCAAGGCCACCGCTGAAGCCAGCGGGCGAGAGAGAATGGGAGACGAGGTTCGCGGCACCGTTGGAGGCGACGCTGTAGAAGTTGGCATTACTATCGATGCCGTAGAGGACACCCGTGCTGGGATTGTAGGTGATATTGACGAGCGTCGCGAAGGGGTCGGAGGTGACACCATCGGAACCTACAAGGCCGCTCACGGCAAACGAGGAGGTGAAGACCGCTGGCGTGGCGCTATCGAACTGGACGAGGTGATTGTCCGTGGTGACGCCATAGAGCGATGCGGCCGAAGCGGCGGGGGCGAGTGCCAGGATGGCGAGTGAGAATAGCAGGTTGGTTTTCATAGGAGGTGGATCGCGTAGTGGAGGCGAGGGGCCCGATCCCCGGATATGCTCCCGGA is drawn from Luteolibacter sp. Y139 and contains these coding sequences:
- a CDS encoding DUF4394 domain-containing protein, yielding MKTNLLFSLAILALAPAASAASLYGVTTDNHLVQFDSATPAVFTSSFAVSGLVGSDGVTSDPFATLVNITYNPSTGVLYGIDSNANFYSVASNGAANLVSHSLSPAGFSGGLAYDPFSGSLSFLTDASENFSLNMAGAVTSNPSLFYGSGDAHEGSAPNIFGLGIDGDFGSAFMLDSATNSLVRSFSPDLAELFTVGSLGFDVTSFGGLVVDFNGNLFASLSTDGLTSTLYSIDSLTGAATPVGAFGSGTGISSMAVPEPSSALLGAFGALALLRRRRSNA